The Solibacillus isronensis sequence TTAAGGTTTGTTACGAAATTTCATCATGTTGATCATTTACTCGATGCAAAACATAATGGTCATACAAGATTTCGTTTTAGTATTAATGCAGATTATGTCATAAAAAATTTCGAACCGGGTACTTCCTCGCTCGCCCAGCGAATTGAAGCAGCCGGTAAAGTAGCTAGAGCGGGTTATCCTCTTGGATTTATCGTAGCACCGATTTACCTTCATGAAGGATGGGAGAATGGCTACTATCATATGTTTGAACGACTTGACGCCGAACTCCCCCAAGACGTTCGGGAAGATATTACATTCGAATTTATTCAGCACCGCTTTACAAAGGCCGCGAAAAATGTGATTAATAAAAACTACCCGAAGACGAAGCTAAAATTGGACGAATCTGTAAGACGCGTGAAGTGGGGAAAATACGGAATTAGTAAGTATATTTATCAAAAGAACGAAGAAGATGAAATGAAAGAAAAGCTCTACAGCTACATGGAAAAGTTCTTTCCAAATGCGAAACTGGAATACTTTACTTAGATATAAAAGCAAAAGCAGACACGTTCAATTTTGAACTGTCTGCTTCTTATATTTAACGGATTTTTAATTTTTATTTTGTAAAATCAATTTTCTTTTGCAATAAATAAATTGTGACGCCGCCTACTAGCATTGAAAAGGCTTCTCCCACTGCTACCATTCCGTAAGTTGGCCAAAATGGCAGATCAAATACGATCATCAGCTGGGCTGCAACTGTAAACATGGATGCCGTAAAAATAATACCGGTTACAACAATTTTTAACACTAAGTTTTTCATATTTCTTGTAACGATACGGCAAATAACTAATACAATCAGTGTAGCAATCCCGCCTACCGGTACATCAATCCACCACATTGGTGAAAAAAGGTTTGCAATGACTACACCTAATGTTACTGCTACTATGTAACGTTTATGGAATAGCACTAAATAGTTAAACATTTCCGACAGCCTTAATTGAACGGCTCCGAAACTAATGACAGCCAAAACAAGCGTCACTGCTACATAAAGAGAAGCAACGATCGCAACTTTAGCTGTTTCATGCACGTTGACACGTGATGATGAAACAGAATTTTCCATTATTTAATTTCCTCCTTTATAAAATAGCTGTAGTTGCTATTTTACTGATAACTATGACCAAAGGAGCATGGGTGCTAGTACCCTGCCAAAGTGCCATAGTGTGATTTTGCACCCATTCATTATGGAGTAAATATTAAATAATGGCAATACTTTATTTGTTCATCCATCCACCATCGACCGGTAAAATTGTTGCATGCATATAATCGCTTGCTTCACTCGCTAAAAATAACGTAACTTTTGCAACCTCTTCAGGTTTCGCCCATCTGCCGGCCGGTGTTTGCTCTGCTACTTGCTTCGCCATTTCGCCTGAACCTTCAAAATCGGCTGCATTCATCGGCGTTTCAATCGCGCCCGGCGCAATCCCGTTGACACGTATGCCTTCCCTGCAATAATCATAGGAAAGCTGCTTCGTATAACCGATTACAGCATGTTTGGATGCGGTATATGCCGCTCCGCCGCCACCTGCAATCATTCCAGCAATCGATGCCATATTTACGATAACACCGCGCTTTTGAATAAGCATTTTCTTTAATACTGCATTCGTTACAAAGAACATCCCTTTTACATTCACATTAAAGATTTTGTCCCATAGCGCTTCTTCTGTTTCAAGTGAAGGGACATACCCGTCAAGGATACCGGCAGTATTACATAAAATATCTATTGATTCTATTTGTCCAATCGTTTCTTCAATAAACTGTTGATCCGTTACACTTCCTACAAAGTGATGATACTGGTCATCTATTATGACTGCTTTCTGAATATCGATCCCAATAACAGTTGCCCCTTCATTTAAAAAGAAAGCAGCTTGTGCTCGTCCGATTCCCGATGCGGCACCTGTTATAACGACGACTTTATTTTTAAATTGCTTTCCCACTGTAATTCCCTCCAAAAAAATAACTGACTTGCATAAAAACAAGCCAGCAAATAAATTACTTATAGAACGATTTCCCAATCATCCGCTAAAATATCACAAACTGTCGGTGTAAACATCGTATACCCTTCACCAGTTACATTAATAACAAAATAAGGGTTCATATCCAAACCATCCAATGTAGTCGCAGGCACATACTTTACATATAGTTCAGCACCGCCCCAGCCTTTACGGATTATTTTCTCTCCATTTTTTAAACGAGGCAAAATTTCTTCAAATGTCATATTCATCTTCCTTTATGTATTCATATTTCTTACACATATTATAACAATAAGTTGCGCAAAATCACATGCACCGGGTATCAAATGATATCCCGGTGCATGGCATCCTTATGTTCCTCTATGCTTTGTAACTTCTTGCGGCGGGTTATTATGAATTACCTGATTAAACTCTTTTGAATACTCTTCACGGCGATTCGTATCCTTCTTTTCCTTTTTGTTCTTAGTGAAGCTTGTTTTACTTTTTTTCGCCATACTTTTTCACCTCCTAAAAACGAATTGGATTCTTATTTATTTTGCGTAAAATTGATGAATGTATGATGACAATTTTTGAGCTTTGAAACAAGATTATTTTCCGGAGAAATTTTAAAACTTTTTGTATAAAAAATTATATATGACCTATACTATTAAAGATTTCACTTCAAATCTAAGTGACTGGGAGGGTTAACCCGATGAGTGCGAATGATCAATCTCAAAAGGACCAACAAAAACTGAATAAGCTTACACAGAGTATTTTTGGAGCAATCTAAAATTAATCTGAAAGCGAGGCAGTGTGTCATGGAGGATCATAAGTGGTAATCAAAAAAAGAACCTGGAATTAAAAACTCCAGGTTCTTTCTTATTGTTCAGATAATACAATTGAACTCCTCAAAATTTTTAAATTTTTTTCTTGATTAATGTTTAAAAAATGAAATACAGCCTATACTATTAAAGATTTCACTTCAAATCTAAGTGACTGGAGGGTTAACCCGATGAGTGCGAAAGATCAATCTCAAAAGGACCAACAAAAACTGAATGAGCTTAAACAGAATATTTTTGGAGTAATCTAAAATTTAATCTGAAAGCGAGGCAGTGTGTCATGGAGGAGCAAAAGTGATAATCAAAAAAAGAACCTGGAATTAAAAACTCCAGGTTCTTTCTTATTTTAATGGTTTATTACGATTCTATGCCAGCAATGCCAAATCCTCCAGGACCCGCATGAGTTGAAATCATCGCGCCGGCCTGCATCCATCTTACTTTTTCGAAGCCCGATTCCTTAGCGATTTTTTCTAGACGCTTCTTAATCTGTTCATCAAGTCCTATCGAGTAGATTAAATACAATTGCTTCCTATCAATATTGTATTCATTTAAATAATCCCTCATAAGTTTTTCTGCAACAATGTCCATCTTGCCACGGTATTTTCTTGTTGAAACAAGCTTACCTTCTTTTAACTCGATACAAGGCTTTATTTTAAGCAACGCACCACCGATATATGCAATATTACTCACCCGTCCCCCTGCTTTTAAAAAGTCTAAACTTCCAGGCAGGAAAGCTAGCCTTGTTTTAGGGACGATTGATTCGATTTTTGTAATTAAGTGCTCGTGGCTAATCTCAGGCTCTTCTTCAAGTAATTTAGCTGCATGTATCACCACTGCACCTAGTCCACCCGTAACATTTAATGCATCAATCAAAAAAAGATCGTCAAAATCTTCTGCTGCAATTACCGCACTTTGAAAGGAAGCAGATGCTTTTGACGTATAGCCTATGTGAATAATAATGCTTTCAGGAAACTTTAATCGAATATTAGTAAATAAATCTTGATATTCATGGGTATTCGTCGCAGCTGTAGACGGTATTCTTTTCGTTTGATCGTAAAAATCAAAAACCTCTTCTACAGACAGCTCACCATCCAAATAATCTTTTCCATCCATAATAACGTGCATCGGTACTACTTGAATTTGATGTTTTTCAACTAGGTCCTTCGGTAAATCCGCACCACTCTCAGTCGATAAAATAATTCTTTTCATTGTACCTTCCTTTCAAAAACGCAGTCACTGCTGCAGTCTTTTTTTGCGTATTCACCTTAAATATACACTAAAAAGGAAATGCGGGTAGCACAACTTTTAGAATGAGCGTTGTATAAAATACATATAGTAAAATTGAATACGAATTAGAAACATCGTTATTAGTAAGGTGTCAAAATTTACTGCCTTACAATTGGCATCGAACAACATCTGAACGAGCCGCCCGATTTAATAATTTCTGAAAAGTCGACTTCCAGCACTTCATAGCCATGCTGTCTTATTTGATAATTCACATCACGGTTAACCGGCAAGCTTAGTACACGATTTTGTCCGATTGAAAGAACATTTGTCCCCATTGAAAACTGCTCGCTTTCGCTTACTTCTATTAACTGATACATACTCGACAAAAGATTGACTACTTTTGGGTCGAATGCATCCGGAAAAATAAGTGCATCTTTTGATGAAAGAATATTGAATACACAGTCTAAATGTAAGTATTTTGGGTTAAACGGTATTGGAAGAATTTCGTAATCGGGCAGTTCTTTTTGTAAATTTTGAATGGCCTTTTTGCATGTGCGGTCACTAATTCCGATAAACACACGATTGCCATCAATAATCACATCGCCACCTTCAATTGAGTGATCAGAAAGATTATGGTAAGAAAATTTATTGTCCTTAAGCCATTGAGCCAGTACTTCCTCTTCCCCTTGACGGATAGGATTTGCCATCTCTGAAACAAACAACTGATTTCCAATAGTAAAACCAATATCTCGTGTAAACACTTGTTCCGGGTGGTCTTTACTAGGCGGTAGTTTAATTACTTCCACACCAGCATTACGTAATGTTTGTTCAAACTTTTGATGCTGGGCTATCGCAAGATCTTGATCAATATTATCTTGCATATATTTTTTTTGAACATCATTAATCACTTCTTTGATTTCCATATATTTAGGTTCGCATAACACAACCTTTTTTAAAGTTCCATATTCACTTTTACATACTATTTTGGATTGCTTTGAAATTATTTTTACCATAAGTCATCCTCCAAGTTCTTGATTCACCTTTATACCATTCCCTATTCTTGCGTTTTCATAAACCATTTGCTCCATTAAAAGGTGAATACTGTAGTTTTAAGAAATTCTCGTTGGGGTATGGACTTGCAATAAGAATTAGGTGAAGAACATTAACGGAGGAGATTGTATGATTACGAAAGGGCAGGCACTATTAACAAAAGAAGATTTCCATAATCGAACGGATTTGCCAAGTTGGCTCTATAAAGAATATGAAACTTTTCATAATACCGTAACGGATAAAACATTCCCTTGCTTTTTTGGAATGAGCGGCGAACTAAAAGGTGAACTTCGCTATGCGTATATTACACAAGACGACTGGAGCAACTTACCTCACGCAGTAGAAGGTTTTTTAGATTTATTTAAACAGCCTAATTATAAAAGACACGGTCTCTTTGTATTTGTTGAGCCTTTTGTACAAGAAGGGGCGCTAGATGATTATCGTCAGCAGTTTTGGGATATCCTCCAGTACCTACATACAGTCGATAAAGTAGAATGGCCGAAAAACAGTCCTCGTGATCCGGATCATTACTTGTGGGATTTTCATTTCGCTGGAGAGCCGATCTTTGTGTTTGGAAATGCTCCTGCATATAAGAAACGCAAAACCCGCCATTTAGGAAATGCAATGGTACTTGGATTTCAGCCGCGTAAAATATTCCAAGGTTTAGAGGGTACTGAAAAAGGCGGGATTATGTCGAGGGAGAAAGTGCGGAAACGTGTGGAAGTTTGGGATCAGCTTCCGAAGCATCCTGATATCGGCCACTTTGGAGATCCGACACATAACGAATGGAAACAATCTTTTATCGGAGACGATATTATACCTATTCAAGGAAAATGTCCTTTCCAGCATAAATCATTGCTATGAGTTTATATTTCTAATAAATAAAAGAACGAATCCACAGTGAGATTCGTTCTTTTATTTATTTTCAGGCTAACGTTTTCTTTTCGAACGGAATGACATAATAAGGGCAAACAAAAAGAGAAAAATAGTAACAATCCATACAAAATAAAATACCAATCCCAACCCGATATTCGCATCCTGATAATCCATTATTTTATTATCGATCAATGTCCATGTTAATAATGCCAGCGCTGTAATACCGATGAGGCTCACGATTATTCTGGATAGTCCTTTACTTACATAATAGATGACAATTAATAAAGTAATTAATACAATATAAGTTAGTGCCGATATCCATACAATTTTATCCATACTGTATCTACCCCTCAACTATTGAAACGTTATAACTGTATGCCAGCTAACATTCTAATCCTGCAATCCCTACTCCTCCTGGACCAGCATGTGTAGATATTCCAGCTCCCGCTTGCATCCACTTCACATTTTCGAATCCTTTCCCCTTTGCAATTTCAACCATCCGATTTTTAATACTTTCATCAAGTCCGATTGAGTAAATCAAAAATAGCAGTTTTCTATCAATATTATATTCATTTAAAAAATCACGCATAAACTTTTCTGCTACAACACTCATCTTCCCGCGATAGTTTCTTTTTGAAACAAGGTTCCCCTCTTTTAATTCAATACAAGGCTTTATTTTCAACAATGCTCCCCCAAGATAAACAAGATTGCTGACCCTTCCCCCTGCTTTCAAAAAATCGAGACTTCCTGGAAGAATCGCAAGCCGTGTTTTCGGAACAAAGGATTCTATTTTCTCTATTAAACGAATATGGTCAATGCAAGGTTCATTTTCAAGCAAAATGGCTGCATACATGACGATTGCAGCTAATCCACCCGTTATATTTAATGAGTCAATAAGGAAAAGATCTTCAAATTCTTTTGCTGCAATTACCGCGCTTTGAAAAGTGACAGATGCTTTTGATGTACACCCAATATGAATAATAATACTATCCGGAAAATCGGATCTAATTTTTGAAAATAAATTATAATATTCCTGTACATTAGTAGCTGCAGTAGATGGGATTTTCTTAGTCCGATTATAATAATCAAAAACTTCCTCTACAGAGAGTTCCCCGTCCAAATAATCTTTCCCATCCATAATGATATGCATTGGAGCTATTTGAATTTGATATTTTTCAACCAGTTCTTTCGGTAAATCTGCTCCACTGTCAGTTGATAAAATAATCTTTCTCATCGTGTACACCTTCCAAATAACGCAGCTATTCTGCGTACTTATTATTTTTATCGATAGTTAATCTTGTAATATACTTATTTATATTTTAATTGAACCTCTAATATATTTATATGTAAGAGTTAGATTGGCATAACCTGTTTAGACATTCTCAATAGAAAAAAACGAATTCTTTTTCAAAAATCCGTTTTGTAAATTTATCGTTCATTAGTTTTTGTTCTATTTCCTATTTAAAATCGTTCCTCAGTAAGATCGACATTTACTGAAACTGCGGCTTTATTTCCTCTGGCAGCTGAAATCATTAATGAAGACGGTCGGGCTGTTTCAGTTTCTCCTGCGATATAGACATTTTTCTCAGAAGTTCTGCCAACCCCGTCCGTTATAACTTTTCCATTTTCATGTACATCACAACCTAACATTTCCACAAGCTTATTCGGACGGTAATACGTTGGCGCTACAAATCCAAAAGATCGTTCAAGCGTTTCACCTGATTCAAATTCTATTTTTTCTAGAAACCCGTCATTACCAATTAAGGTTTTTATCCGATCCTCTATTATTTCGATATTCCGGTTTTTTAACTGAGAAGCCGCCTCTTTCGAAAGTTCAAGGCCATTTGTCAGAACAATTAAATCCTGCGACCAGTTATATATTAATTTAGTCAAATGCATGACATGATCTTCTTTTTCCGCGATGACCACTAAAGGCTTATCCCGCTGTTCCCAACCATCGCAGTATGGACAGCTAAATAAACTTTTCCCGTAATAGTTTCTTATACTCGGTATGAAAAAAACCTCTTGAATGCCTGTAGCCAATATAACTTTTTCAGTCATATACTCCTTCTTATTAGATGCTTTGACAATAAATCTTTCATTATTTTTATCCTTGGTTATTTCAGTAACCGTTGCGTTTACGTAAGATACTGATGGATAGTCCTCCAATTCTTTTAGTCCTATTTCTCTAAACTCCTGAGGATTGGTCCGATCCCGTGTAATAAACCCGCGAGCCTCATGCGTCACGCGATTACGGTTCGTATTATCATCGAATAATACAACCTCTCTTCTAGCCCTGCCTAGAACTAAACTGGCACTTAATCCAGCCGGTCCTCCGCCGATTATAATACAATCCAATACATCCATTTTTATCACCCACTCATTTTGTTTCTAATTTCATTAAATTCCCAGTATTTATATAGAAAAAACATCAATAATTCTTTATGCCCTATCTTGGATATTTTGAACCAAAAATCCAGAAGTATCCTATAGTCATTAATTTTCATTTAAAATTCTTCATCAAAGTCGATGAAATAATAAAATAAATCAAAAAATTATAACTTTTTAATATATATTATAATTTTCCAAAATATCGATAGACAAAAGTCCCACAATAATATATTCTATTATTCGTCTTTGAAACCCTCATTTTGGGAATGAAAGTCAATACATAGGTAAAAGGTAGATGAAAATGAATATACTCAAAAATGTTAAGATAAAAACTAAGTGGATAGTGTTGATTTCACTTGCTATTATTGCAGCGGTCGCCATCACTGTGTTATTTAGTCAGTGGACAGTACGAAATATTTTAACGGAAGAAAATGAACAGACTTCTTCTAATAATGCTAAAAATGCTGTTGATCAAGTGTCATTAGGTTTGGAAACTTATGAAACAAACCTTTTACAATTCGGTCAGGTCATTGAAACGATTTTACAAAAAGATCAAGTGGATTTTTCACATATCGATAAAATTACCAGCACTATAAAAGAGAACAATGAAAATTACTTATCCGTCTACTTTATGGATTTTAATTCCGGCAAACTGCATTCCACACCTGGAATAGATTATGAGTGGGACGTACGTGACTCTCAAACATTTGCAAAATTGAATGCAAACCCCAACATGCAATGGATGGACGTCTATTTGGATACTGGTATTAACAAGTTAATGACTTCTGTTATTGCCCCGGTATTTAAAGATGATAAACTTGTCGGTGCGGTCGGTTATGATATTGATTTCTCTACAATTGGTGAAATTCGTGAAGGGATCGAAGCAAAATCATCTTCAAAACTAATGATTGTTGATCCAAATGGATTGATTGTATCTTCATTTATCGAAGATGGGGACGGTAAGAATATCATTGCTGATAATTCCGGCAAGATTGCTGGTGTTACCGATCTATTAGATA is a genomic window containing:
- a CDS encoding DegV family protein, with amino-acid sequence MKRIILSTESGADLPKDLVEKHQIQVVPMHVIMDGKDYLDGELSVEEVFDFYDQTKRIPSTAATNTHEYQDLFTNIRLKFPESIIIHIGYTSKASASFQSAVIAAEDFDDLFLIDALNVTGGLGAVVIHAAKLLEEEPEISHEHLITKIESIVPKTRLAFLPGSLDFLKAGGRVSNIAYIGGALLKIKPCIELKEGKLVSTRKYRGKMDIVAEKLMRDYLNEYNIDRKQLYLIYSIGLDEQIKKRLEKIAKESGFEKVRWMQAGAMISTHAGPGGFGIAGIES
- a CDS encoding potassium transporter Kef, coding for MDKIVWISALTYIVLITLLIVIYYVSKGLSRIIVSLIGITALALLTWTLIDNKIMDYQDANIGLGLVFYFVWIVTIFLFLFALIMSFRSKRKR
- a CDS encoding DegV family protein — encoded protein: MRKIILSTDSGADLPKELVEKYQIQIAPMHIIMDGKDYLDGELSVEEVFDYYNRTKKIPSTAATNVQEYYNLFSKIRSDFPDSIIIHIGCTSKASVTFQSAVIAAKEFEDLFLIDSLNITGGLAAIVMYAAILLENEPCIDHIRLIEKIESFVPKTRLAILPGSLDFLKAGGRVSNLVYLGGALLKIKPCIELKEGNLVSKRNYRGKMSVVAEKFMRDFLNEYNIDRKLLFLIYSIGLDESIKNRMVEIAKGKGFENVKWMQAGAGISTHAGPGGVGIAGLEC
- a CDS encoding NAD(P)/FAD-dependent oxidoreductase → MDVLDCIIIGGGPAGLSASLVLGRARREVVLFDDNTNRNRVTHEARGFITRDRTNPQEFREIGLKELEDYPSVSYVNATVTEITKDKNNERFIVKASNKKEYMTEKVILATGIQEVFFIPSIRNYYGKSLFSCPYCDGWEQRDKPLVVIAEKEDHVMHLTKLIYNWSQDLIVLTNGLELSKEAASQLKNRNIEIIEDRIKTLIGNDGFLEKIEFESGETLERSFGFVAPTYYRPNKLVEMLGCDVHENGKVITDGVGRTSEKNVYIAGETETARPSSLMISAARGNKAAVSVNVDLTEERF
- the splB gene encoding spore photoproduct lyase — translated: MNKPFVPQLVYFEPKALDYPLGKELKEKFEALGIEIRYTTSHNQIRNFPGNNDLQKYRIAKSTLVVGIRKTLKFDTSKPSAEYAIPLATGCMGHCHYCYLQTTMGSKPYIRTYVNVEEIFEAADQYIEERAPEITRFEAACTSDIVGLDHLTHSLKKAIEHFGQTELGRLRFVTKFHHVDHLLDAKHNGHTRFRFSINADYVIKNFEPGTSSLAQRIEAAGKVARAGYPLGFIVAPIYLHEGWENGYYHMFERLDAELPQDVREDITFEFIQHRFTKAAKNVINKNYPKTKLKLDESVRRVKWGKYGISKYIYQKNEEDEMKEKLYSYMEKFFPNAKLEYFT
- a CDS encoding dimethylarginine dimethylaminohydrolase family protein; its protein translation is MVKIISKQSKIVCKSEYGTLKKVVLCEPKYMEIKEVINDVQKKYMQDNIDQDLAIAQHQKFEQTLRNAGVEVIKLPPSKDHPEQVFTRDIGFTIGNQLFVSEMANPIRQGEEEVLAQWLKDNKFSYHNLSDHSIEGGDVIIDGNRVFIGISDRTCKKAIQNLQKELPDYEILPIPFNPKYLHLDCVFNILSSKDALIFPDAFDPKVVNLLSSMYQLIEVSESEQFSMGTNVLSIGQNRVLSLPVNRDVNYQIRQHGYEVLEVDFSEIIKSGGSFRCCSMPIVRQ
- a CDS encoding YqcI/YcgG family protein, with translation MITKGQALLTKEDFHNRTDLPSWLYKEYETFHNTVTDKTFPCFFGMSGELKGELRYAYITQDDWSNLPHAVEGFLDLFKQPNYKRHGLFVFVEPFVQEGALDDYRQQFWDILQYLHTVDKVEWPKNSPRDPDHYLWDFHFAGEPIFVFGNAPAYKKRKTRHLGNAMVLGFQPRKIFQGLEGTEKGGIMSREKVRKRVEVWDQLPKHPDIGHFGDPTHNEWKQSFIGDDIIPIQGKCPFQHKSLL
- a CDS encoding QueT transporter family protein produces the protein MENSVSSSRVNVHETAKVAIVASLYVAVTLVLAVISFGAVQLRLSEMFNYLVLFHKRYIVAVTLGVVIANLFSPMWWIDVPVGGIATLIVLVICRIVTRNMKNLVLKIVVTGIIFTASMFTVAAQLMIVFDLPFWPTYGMVAVGEAFSMLVGGVTIYLLQKKIDFTK
- a CDS encoding 3-oxoacyl-ACP reductase gives rise to the protein MGKQFKNKVVVITGAASGIGRAQAAFFLNEGATVIGIDIQKAVIIDDQYHHFVGSVTDQQFIEETIGQIESIDILCNTAGILDGYVPSLETEEALWDKIFNVNVKGMFFVTNAVLKKMLIQKRGVIVNMASIAGMIAGGGGAAYTASKHAVIGYTKQLSYDYCREGIRVNGIAPGAIETPMNAADFEGSGEMAKQVAEQTPAGRWAKPEEVAKVTLFLASEASDYMHATILPVDGGWMNK
- a CDS encoding DUF2829 domain-containing protein, giving the protein MTFEEILPRLKNGEKIIRKGWGGAELYVKYVPATTLDGLDMNPYFVINVTGEGYTMFTPTVCDILADDWEIVL